Proteins encoded together in one Candidatus Babeliales bacterium window:
- the recR gene encoding recombination mediator RecR has protein sequence MIDKLPTVKKLMRHLQQVPFLASKNMYRVTSYFLQLDDERIEQFCRALKEAKARVVLCQTCFVWQEQNEQCSFCFDKSRDSSIICVVETWHELLVIERTEAFRGLYHVLGGVISPLEGVGPKDLKIEELIVRVTSGVVELVFAMNQTPEGEATVAFIARKLHGKTVKVSCLAKGIPIGSNLEFVDRLTVGKALADRKLF, from the coding sequence ATGATTGATAAATTACCAACAGTAAAAAAACTGATGAGACATTTGCAGCAGGTTCCATTTCTTGCTTCAAAAAATATGTATCGAGTAACGTCTTATTTTCTGCAGCTCGATGATGAACGAATTGAGCAATTTTGTAGAGCTTTGAAAGAAGCCAAAGCCCGTGTGGTGCTTTGTCAAACCTGCTTTGTATGGCAAGAGCAAAATGAACAATGTTCTTTTTGCTTTGATAAAAGTCGCGATTCGTCAATTATTTGTGTTGTAGAAACTTGGCATGAGCTTTTGGTGATTGAACGCACCGAGGCGTTTCGTGGTTTGTATCACGTGCTTGGCGGTGTCATTTCTCCTCTTGAAGGCGTTGGTCCAAAAGATTTAAAAATAGAAGAGTTGATTGTGCGTGTGACTAGTGGGGTTGTCGAGTTAGTTTTTGCCATGAATCAAACCCCTGAAGGAGAAGCTACGGTAGCTTTTATTGCACGCAAGCTCCATGGAAAAACGGTTAAGGTTTCATGTTTGGCAAAGGGAATTCCGATCGGTTCAAACTTGGAATTCGTAGACAGGCTAACTGTTGGAAAAGCTTTGGCTGATCGTAAATTATTTTAA
- the yidC gene encoding membrane protein insertase YidC: MIFAEMMYQALLCTGYYLVFTILFNKFVFKNRENIFPSPLNVGIIFIGWLCFQYFMGTPTPKPAVLQEVQTVACASGQKFIAPEELAKIQKPLNLEIDFATQEPVEPVLTPIKTDLAQYVFSSKGAVLQSMDFLWQDDSKNVAVLPESAQCFLIGLQGSTPLNYNFIRSYDLQSPKAIAVEYQARSDAGMITKTFVIHKETYQVDVKVSMDYRRPSDQNIEQVRLFFPMTVLSEELKGVVNAPTSNDQIKMQDVALEKSDTFQQFWFEPKLFGFSQKFLAQICFASSPGATVRAYFKKQGDKNYQAILESQALQQNSEISWSFYMGPKTVESMKAVAPYLTGLIQYGFLNPISKPLFNLLVYLKEQCGNYGLAIILLSLLIKLLMLPFTLKGEKGLKQQAEFEKKRAYLQQKFKHDKAALDQANAELIQKHGLPIFSSCLPMLLNIPVFIALNKVLTSSIELHGASFLWIPDLSAADPYYILSILIGVGMVLTPVANQGPRQMASRFGMALLLGAFTAYLAAGLAMFIALNTLFGVAQSYAIRKIGWLSRRLA; encoded by the coding sequence ATGATTTTTGCAGAAATGATGTATCAAGCACTCCTCTGTACCGGTTATTATTTAGTTTTCACCATTCTTTTTAATAAGTTTGTTTTTAAAAACAGAGAGAATATTTTTCCTTCTCCGCTCAATGTAGGAATTATTTTTATAGGTTGGCTGTGTTTCCAATACTTTATGGGCACTCCAACGCCAAAACCAGCTGTCTTGCAGGAAGTTCAGACAGTAGCCTGCGCGTCAGGTCAAAAGTTTATAGCTCCTGAAGAGCTAGCAAAAATTCAAAAACCTTTAAATCTTGAAATCGATTTCGCCACACAAGAGCCTGTTGAACCTGTTTTGACACCAATCAAAACTGATTTAGCTCAGTATGTTTTTTCTTCAAAAGGCGCTGTTTTGCAGTCTATGGATTTCTTGTGGCAGGATGATTCAAAAAATGTTGCAGTGCTGCCAGAGAGTGCTCAATGTTTCTTGATCGGATTACAAGGCTCAACGCCTCTCAATTATAATTTTATCCGTTCTTATGATCTGCAAAGCCCAAAAGCTATCGCCGTTGAGTATCAGGCTCGATCTGATGCTGGTATGATTACAAAAACGTTTGTGATTCACAAAGAAACGTATCAAGTTGATGTAAAGGTTTCGATGGACTATCGACGACCGTCAGATCAAAACATTGAGCAAGTTCGATTATTTTTTCCTATGACTGTGCTGTCAGAAGAACTTAAAGGCGTGGTTAATGCTCCTACAAGCAACGATCAGATTAAAATGCAAGATGTTGCACTGGAAAAATCTGATACATTTCAACAATTTTGGTTCGAACCAAAATTGTTTGGTTTTTCTCAAAAGTTTTTAGCTCAAATATGTTTTGCATCATCACCAGGAGCAACTGTTCGAGCTTACTTTAAAAAACAGGGCGATAAAAATTATCAAGCGATTTTAGAATCACAAGCGTTGCAGCAAAATTCAGAAATTTCATGGTCATTTTACATGGGTCCTAAGACAGTTGAATCAATGAAAGCTGTTGCACCATACCTTACCGGTTTGATTCAATATGGTTTCTTAAATCCTATTTCTAAGCCATTGTTCAATCTTTTAGTTTATTTGAAAGAGCAATGCGGAAACTATGGACTTGCGATAATCCTTCTATCGCTTTTAATAAAGCTTTTAATGTTGCCGTTTACTTTAAAAGGCGAAAAAGGCTTGAAGCAGCAAGCAGAGTTTGAGAAAAAACGGGCTTATCTTCAACAAAAATTTAAACATGACAAAGCAGCTTTAGACCAAGCGAATGCTGAACTCATTCAAAAACATGGCCTTCCTATTTTTTCAAGTTGTTTGCCTATGCTTTTAAATATTCCGGTATTTATAGCTCTTAATAAAGTTTTAACGAGTTCAATTGAGCTGCATGGCGCATCGTTCTTATGGATTCCAGACCTTTCTGCGGCAGATCCGTATTATATTTTATCTATCTTGATAGGTGTTGGCATGGTTTTGACACCTGTAGCAAATCAAGGTCCTCGACAAATGGCTTCTCGTTTTGGCATGGCGCTTTTACTTGGCGCATTTACAGCATATTTGGCTGCTGGACTGGCAATGTTTATCGCTCTGAATACTTTGTTTGGGGTGGCGCAATCTTATGCAATTCGTAAAATAGGCTGGTTGTCACGACGGTTGGCGTAG
- a CDS encoding MerR family transcriptional regulator, whose amino-acid sequence MKMSKRQYRIGELAKSLNIERFVIRFWEKELEIKPQRSQGGQRFYQEKDFQTFLAVKELLYQKKYTLAGAKKELLNMKKARNVIASQTIIQVPVECDCKEKLSILKAQLLKFKQTL is encoded by the coding sequence ATGAAAATGTCTAAACGCCAATACCGCATCGGCGAGCTAGCGAAGTCGCTTAACATTGAAAGATTCGTTATACGATTTTGGGAAAAAGAACTTGAAATAAAACCGCAACGATCCCAAGGCGGACAACGGTTTTACCAAGAAAAAGATTTTCAAACATTTTTGGCGGTTAAAGAGCTTTTGTATCAAAAAAAATACACTTTAGCTGGAGCAAAAAAAGAACTTTTGAATATGAAAAAAGCTCGTAATGTTATTGCATCACAAACAATCATACAAGTACCTGTAGAGTGTGACTGCAAAGAAAAATTATCAATCCTTAAAGCTCAACTGCTAAAGTTCAAACAAACGCTTTAA